CGGGCAGGTCACCGGCCGGGTCGGCGTGTGCCAGGGAGCCGCCGAGAGTGCCCCGGTGGCGTACGGCGGGATCCGCGACGGTCGCCGTGGCGGCGGCGAGCAGGCCCGCGTGACGGCGTACCAGCGGGTCGCGGATCACGTCGTGGTGGGTGGTCATGGCGCCGATCACGAGGGTGTCGCCGTCCTCGCGGACCCCGCGCAGTGCGGGGATGCGGCCGACGTCCACGACCAGTTCGGGGAAGGCGAGGCGGAGCCTGAGCAGCGGCAGCAGGCTCTGGCCGCCGGCCAGTACCTTTGCGTCCTCGCCGCCCCCGGCGAGTGTGCGGACCGCCTCGTCGATGTCGGCGGGACGGGCGTAGTCGAATGCCGGGGGGATCATGCCGAGGCCTCCTCGATGGCGCGCCACACCCGTTCGGGGGTGCAGGGCATCCGTACCTCCGTCACGCCCAGCGGGCGCAGCGCGTCCACGACGGCGTTGACGACGGCGGGCGTGGACGCGATCGTCCCCGCCTCGCCGACTCCCTTGACGCCCAGGGGGTTGGTGGTCGACGGCGTCTCGGTGCGGTCCGTCACGAACTCGGGCAGGTCCGGCGCGGACGGGACGAGGTAGTCGGCCATCGTGCCGGAGACGAGGTTGCCCTGGTCGTCGTAGACCGCCTCCTCGTACAGCGCCTGCGCGATGCCCTGGGCGAGGCCGCCGTGCACCTGGCCCTCGACGATCATCGGGTTGACGACCTTGCCGACGTCGTCGACGCAGACGTAGGACCGGATGTGGGTCCGTCCCGTCTCGGTGTCGACCTCGACCGCGCACAGGTGGGTGCCGTGCGGGTAGGAGAAGTCGTCCGGGTCGGTGACGTGTCCGGCGTTGATGGTGGGTTCCATGCCGTCGGGCAGGTTGTGCGAGGAGAACGTCTCGAAGGCGAGTTCCTGGAGGGTCTTGCGGGCGTCGGGTGAGCCCTTGACCGAGAAGACGCCGCCGGTGAACTCCAGGTCCTGCTCGCTCGCTTCGAGCAGATGGGCGGCCACTTTGCGGGCCTTGTCCACCACCTTCCGCGCCGCCTGGTGGACGGCCGTGCCGCCCACCACGAGGGAGCGTGAGCCGTAGGTGTCCATGCCCTGCGGGGCCGCCCTGGTGTCGCCGTGCACGACCTGGACGTCCTCGAACGGCACGCCCAGGACGTCGGCGGCGATCTGACTCCAGCACGTCACATGGCCCTGGCCGTGCGGACTGGTCCCGGTGACCACCTCGACCTTGCCGGTGGGCAGCACCCTGATGCTCGCCGCCTCCCAGCCGCCGGCCGCGTACCGCAGGTCCCGCAGCACCCGGCTCGGCGCGAGCCCGCACATCTCGGTGTAGGTCGACACCCCGATGCCGAGGCGTACGGAGTCTCCCCGGCGGTTGCGGTCCGCCTGTTCGGCGCGCAGCTTGTCGTAGTCGAACAGGGCGAGCGCCTTCTCGGTCGCGGCCTCGTAGTTGCCGCTGTCGTAGGTCAGACCCGCGATCGTCGTGTACGGGAACTCCTCGTGCCCGATCCAGTTCCGGCGCCGCAACTCCACCGGATCCAGGTCGAGTTCGACCGCCAGCTCGTCCATGACGCGTTCGATGGCGTACGTCGCCTCCGGGCGCCCGGCGCCACGGTAGGCATCGGTCGGGGTCTTGGTGGTGAAGACGCCGGTGACGTTGAGCTCGTAGGAGCCCATCTTGTAGATCCCCGGGTACATGAACGCGCCCAGGATCGGGATGCCCGGCGTGACCAGCATCAGGTAGGCGCCCATGTCGACCAGCAGGTCGGCCTTGAGGCCCAGCAGTTCGCCGTCGCGGTTCGCGGCGATCTCGACGTCCTGGATCATGCCGCGGCCGTGGTGGGTCGCGAGGTAGCCCTCGGAGCGGGACTCGGTCCACTTGACCGGGCGTCCGAGGCGGCGGGCGACGGTGAGGGCGATGGCCTCCTCGCCGTACACCTGGAGCTTGGAGCCGAAGCCGCCGCCCACGTCGGGGGCGATCACCCGCAGCTTGTGCTCGGGGACCCCGGTGACCACGGCGAGCATGATCCGCAGGATGTGCGGGATCTGGGTGGAGGAGTAGAGGGTGTACTCGCCGGAGGCGGAAAGCGGGGTGACGACGACCCCGCGCGGTTCCATGGCGTTGGCGATGAGCCGCTGGTGGACGTAGCGGCGCTTGAGGGTGACCTCGGCGCGCCGGCGCACCGCGTCGAAGTCCTCGCCGGTCCTCAGCGGCCACAGGTAGCTGCGGTTGGTGCCCTTGTCGGAGTGGACCAGGGGAGAGTTCTCGGCGAGCGCGGCCTCCAGGTCCAGAACGGGAGGCAGGGGCGTGTAGTCGACCTCGATCGCTTCGAGGGCGTCGGCGGCCGCGTACCGGTCGCGGGCCACGACGACCGCCACCGGGTCACCGGCGTACCGCACCTCGTCGACGGCGATCGGCGGGTGGTCGGGCAGCACGATGTCCTCGGTCACCGGCCACGCGCAGGGCAGCGATCCCATCCCCTCCGCGAGGTCGCTGCCGCTGAACGCCGCGACGACGCCCGGGCGTTCGAGCGCTGGCGTCACGTCGACACGGTCGATGTGCGCGTGGGCCATGGGGCTGCGCAGGATCGCCAGATGGAGCAGTCCGCCCACGCTGATGTTGTCGGTCCAGTTGGTCTGCCCGGTGAGCAGGCGCGCGTCCTCCTTGCGGGGGCGCGAGCGGCCGACCTCGCGCTCCGCGGTCCCGCTCATGTCCGCACCTCCTGTTCGGAGGCGTCGAGCACCGCGCGCACGATGTTCTGGTAGCCGGTGCAGCGGCAGAGATTGCCCTCCAGGGCGTGGCGCACCTCGTCGGAGGTGGGGTGGGGGTTGTCCCGCAGCAGGTCCCGCGCCGCCATGAGCATGCCCGGAGTGCAGTAGCCGCACTGGAGTGCGTGCCGCTCGTGGAAGGCCCGCTGGAGGCCGGTCCACTCCCCGTTCGACGTCAGGCCCTGGACGGTGGTCACTTCGCTCCCGTCCGCCTGGACGGCGAGGACCGAGCAGCTCTTGACGCTCGCACCGTCCAGGTCGACCGTGCAGGCCCCGCAGTTGGAGGTGTCGCAGCCCACGGGGGTGCCGGTCAGGCCCAGCCGGTCACGCAGGTAGTGGATCAGCAGAAGACGGGGTTCGACCTCGTCCTGGTAGTTCGTGCCGTCCACCTTCACCGAGATACGGGTCATGTGCCCTCCCAGGGAACCGTGCGAGGGATAGCAGGGGGCTGGCGGGGAAAATCGGCCACCTGACGTGATGGGCGTCACTCTAGGACCGGCCGGGGGAGGGGGCGAGGGCTGGGACGCGGCTTTGTTGAGCGTTAATTCGTTGGCGCCCGGTGCGCGGATCTGCTGCACTGCGAGGGACCCGTAGGCGATCGATGGAGGAGCGCGGTAATGCGAGGAGCACGCATGTCCACCCAAGAAGGAATGACCCCCCTCTTCGAAGGACATGACGCTTCGTGCACTTGCTCAACCTCGGGATCCTCGCCCACGTAGACGCCGGTAAGACCAGCCTCACCGAGCGGCTGCTGCACTCCGTCGGAGTCATCGACGAGATCGGCAGCGTCGACGCCGGCAGCACCCGCACCGACTCCCTCGCGCTGGAGCGCCGGCGCGGCATCAC
Above is a window of Streptomyces sp. NBC_00490 DNA encoding:
- a CDS encoding xanthine dehydrogenase family protein molybdopterin-binding subunit; this translates as MSGTAEREVGRSRPRKEDARLLTGQTNWTDNISVGGLLHLAILRSPMAHAHIDRVDVTPALERPGVVAAFSGSDLAEGMGSLPCAWPVTEDIVLPDHPPIAVDEVRYAGDPVAVVVARDRYAAADALEAIEVDYTPLPPVLDLEAALAENSPLVHSDKGTNRSYLWPLRTGEDFDAVRRRAEVTLKRRYVHQRLIANAMEPRGVVVTPLSASGEYTLYSSTQIPHILRIMLAVVTGVPEHKLRVIAPDVGGGFGSKLQVYGEEAIALTVARRLGRPVKWTESRSEGYLATHHGRGMIQDVEIAANRDGELLGLKADLLVDMGAYLMLVTPGIPILGAFMYPGIYKMGSYELNVTGVFTTKTPTDAYRGAGRPEATYAIERVMDELAVELDLDPVELRRRNWIGHEEFPYTTIAGLTYDSGNYEAATEKALALFDYDKLRAEQADRNRRGDSVRLGIGVSTYTEMCGLAPSRVLRDLRYAAGGWEAASIRVLPTGKVEVVTGTSPHGQGHVTCWSQIAADVLGVPFEDVQVVHGDTRAAPQGMDTYGSRSLVVGGTAVHQAARKVVDKARKVAAHLLEASEQDLEFTGGVFSVKGSPDARKTLQELAFETFSSHNLPDGMEPTINAGHVTDPDDFSYPHGTHLCAVEVDTETGRTHIRSYVCVDDVGKVVNPMIVEGQVHGGLAQGIAQALYEEAVYDDQGNLVSGTMADYLVPSAPDLPEFVTDRTETPSTTNPLGVKGVGEAGTIASTPAVVNAVVDALRPLGVTEVRMPCTPERVWRAIEEASA
- a CDS encoding (2Fe-2S)-binding protein, with the protein product MTRISVKVDGTNYQDEVEPRLLLIHYLRDRLGLTGTPVGCDTSNCGACTVDLDGASVKSCSVLAVQADGSEVTTVQGLTSNGEWTGLQRAFHERHALQCGYCTPGMLMAARDLLRDNPHPTSDEVRHALEGNLCRCTGYQNIVRAVLDASEQEVRT